One genomic segment of Candidatus Woesearchaeota archaeon includes these proteins:
- a CDS encoding heavy-metal-associated domain-containing protein, with protein MKFQVEGMHCKSCKMLVQDSLEELGANVVSIEVDEKKKQGRIIVNTTLDQQKIIEAIEKEGSYKVKRI; from the coding sequence ATGAAATTCCAGGTTGAAGGAATGCACTGTAAAAGCTGCAAGATGCTGGTGCAAGATTCTTTAGAAGAGCTTGGAGCTAATGTAGTCTCTATTGAAGTAGATGAAAAAAAGAAACAAGGCAGGATAATCGTCAATACTACGTTGGATCAACAAAAGATTATAGAAGCTATTGAAAAAGAAGGCAGCTATAAAGTAAAGAGGATATAA
- a CDS encoding PIN domain-containing protein, which translates to MTKRYYVDTSIWMDIYEDRKGYNNEPLGDFALQLFSLIKAKEHTLIITDILIRELEGYYSMPEVKGMIKPFEKNIEKMISTENQRNEARKIARERNLPPGDVLHAIIARDNNLILITRDKDFNYLKDISNHYKPEELL; encoded by the coding sequence ATGACTAAAAGATACTATGTAGATACTTCAATTTGGATGGATATTTATGAAGATAGAAAAGGTTACAATAATGAACCATTAGGAGATTTTGCATTGCAATTATTTAGTTTGATAAAAGCTAAAGAACATACTTTAATAATAACCGATATTTTGATACGAGAACTTGAAGGATATTATTCTATGCCTGAAGTAAAAGGAATGATAAAACCGTTTGAAAAAAACATCGAAAAGATGATCTCAACAGAAAACCAGAGAAATGAAGCAAGAAAAATCGCCAGAGAAAGAAACTTGCCGCCAGGTGATGTCCTTCATGCTATCATTGCAAGAGATAATAATCTCATTTTAATAACACGCGATAAAGATTTCAATTATTTAAAAGATATTTCAAACCATTACAAACCAGAAGAATTATTATAA
- a CDS encoding recombinase family protein, with translation MKIAIYCRTSKIDQNPENQRIQLEEYAKRMDWKYELFEEKESTRKTRPIKYEIIQKLRYKEFDGILVWKLDRWARSVSEASLEMDEFIKKNIVFISLKDNIDISSANGKFFAQILFAFAELERSIIRERTLAGLERARRQGKILGRPEGSKDKKVRKKGGYYLRYNEK, from the coding sequence GTGAAAATCGCTATCTATTGTAGAACAAGCAAAATAGATCAAAATCCTGAAAATCAGAGAATACAATTAGAAGAATATGCTAAAAGAATGGATTGGAAATATGAACTATTTGAAGAGAAAGAAAGCACAAGAAAAACAAGACCTATTAAATATGAAATAATACAAAAATTAAGATATAAAGAATTTGATGGGATTCTGGTTTGGAAGCTTGACAGGTGGGCAAGAAGTGTTTCAGAAGCTTCATTAGAGATGGATGAATTCATTAAGAAAAATATTGTTTTTATATCTTTGAAAGACAACATAGACATTAGCAGTGCTAATGGCAAGTTCTTCGCACAAATATTGTTTGCATTTGCAGAATTAGAACGATCAATAATCAGAGAAAGAACACTTGCAGGGCTAGAAAGAGCAAGAAGGCAAGGAAAAATACTTGGTAGACCTGAAGGGAGTAAGGATAAAAAAGTTAGAAAGAAAGGAGGATATTATTTAAGATATAATGAAAAATGA
- a CDS encoding winged helix-turn-helix transcriptional regulator, whose translation MKTALKQPYQQFFGTLANQVRLELIELLIRDKSNVTNLQQKLKYDQSTISHSLRRLEECGFVTVEQKGKERIYSINAKTIKPLFMLMQTHIDMYCKHVVEKKALKHIAQLGVTACH comes from the coding sequence ATGAAAACAGCTTTAAAACAGCCTTATCAACAATTTTTTGGGACATTAGCTAATCAAGTACGATTGGAACTAATTGAGTTACTCATCAGGGACAAAAGCAATGTTACTAATCTACAGCAAAAATTAAAATATGACCAATCTACTATCTCACATAGCTTGCGAAGATTAGAAGAATGCGGTTTTGTGACTGTTGAACAAAAAGGCAAAGAACGAATTTACTCAATAAATGCCAAAACAATAAAACCATTATTCATGTTAATGCAAACACATATAGATATGTATTGTAAACATGTCGTTGAAAAGAAAGCATTAAAACATATAGCGCAATTAGGGGTGACAGCATGTCATTAA
- a CDS encoding heavy metal translocating P-type ATPase has protein sequence MKQRIYCPDITCESCVKVLTNAFSKLQGIENVIIKDRYIDVTFDETLIKLENITQTIKDKGYRAILGEEKRKTITERAKEFLKDKKKYEVEYLMLKNISITFVLMLFIEGIVVFYKHKTNTEFLTTYGVWLLYLAISIATLGGAIWHIKAYKTQYTCMIGMMIGMTIGMQSGLLIGSIIGATNGFFIGALTGMLLGAGIGAYCGKCCGIMGLMEGLMAGVMGGTMGPMISLMMFNDHLVWFMPFFIALNMLVLFGLSYMIYEEAVEDNENIIRQPMQLGDFFINCSIVLLLLTGVMLYAPPSVFIGG, from the coding sequence ATGAAACAAAGAATATATTGCCCTGATATTACCTGTGAGAGTTGTGTAAAAGTCTTAACCAATGCATTCAGTAAATTACAGGGTATTGAAAATGTCATTATAAAAGATCGTTATATTGATGTAACCTTTGATGAAACATTAATAAAACTTGAAAATATTACGCAAACGATCAAAGACAAAGGTTATCGCGCAATTCTTGGCGAAGAAAAAAGAAAAACGATAACTGAGCGGGCAAAAGAATTTTTGAAGGATAAAAAGAAATATGAAGTAGAATATTTAATGTTAAAAAATATCAGCATTACCTTTGTACTTATGTTATTTATCGAAGGTATTGTTGTTTTTTACAAACATAAAACAAATACTGAATTCTTGACAACCTATGGAGTGTGGTTGTTGTATCTTGCAATATCTATAGCAACTTTAGGCGGAGCAATCTGGCATATTAAAGCATACAAAACACAATACACTTGTATGATTGGCATGATGATTGGCATGACTATTGGTATGCAATCTGGGCTACTGATTGGTTCTATTATTGGCGCAACAAATGGTTTTTTTATTGGCGCATTAACCGGAATGCTCCTTGGCGCAGGGATTGGAGCATATTGTGGAAAATGCTGCGGCATCATGGGATTAATGGAAGGGCTTATGGCTGGGGTTATGGGCGGCACTATGGGACCAATGATAAGTTTAATGATGTTTAATGATCATTTAGTGTGGTTTATGCCTTTTTTTATAGCATTAAACATGTTAGTTCTCTTTGGATTATCATATATGATTTATGAAGAGGCTGTTGAGGATAATGAAAATATTATTCGCCAGCCGATGCAATTAGGGGATTTTTTTATCAACTGCAGCATAGTCTTATTACTATTAACTGGCGTCATGCTCTATGCGCCGCCATCAGTATTTATAGGTGGATAA
- a CDS encoding tyrosine-type recombinase/integrase, which produces METKRLHIYGKWREGIYERELKLLKAWKTSPKNKDLITEFHNYLYSTGTKDLRVTKLSSELRKISLLLAKDFDKATQKDIQSIVAEFNRQTAYSEATKADYRRTIKQFYKFLKKNDARIYSDDKTERMEAIQFYEFLEEDIKISYKRERIDPTTIIIDEDINAIIQKGCSTPKERAIVKLLHETGIRAAELLGMQIKDCIINENCSKIVVDGKTGLRKIPIVDSIPYLAQYLEFHPFKNNENAYVWLTESTNRKLEPMQHRGVQKLIDRCFQRAGVRKRKNMHWFRHSRASLLAPKLTEQLLCRFMGWTLGSRQVRNYVHLCAEQLEDAYLHIKGIKSNDKEEQRLPKKCACGAINDNICRYCQKCGRAMSVDIVLQDQELMKNEMDKSIQLLMEISKNPELLEAFNKFKDKVKGASQ; this is translated from the coding sequence GCCCTAAAAACAAGGATTTAATTACAGAGTTTCATAATTACCTTTATTCAACAGGAACAAAAGACTTGCGTGTAACTAAACTATCAAGCGAATTAAGAAAGATTTCTTTATTATTAGCAAAAGATTTCGATAAAGCAACACAAAAGGATATTCAGAGTATTGTTGCTGAATTTAATCGGCAAACGGCCTATTCTGAAGCAACAAAAGCAGATTATCGAAGAACAATCAAGCAATTTTACAAGTTTTTGAAAAAGAACGATGCTAGAATTTATAGTGATGATAAAACTGAAAGAATGGAAGCTATCCAATTTTATGAGTTTCTTGAAGAAGATATCAAGATTTCTTACAAAAGAGAAAGAATAGATCCAACTACAATTATAATAGACGAAGATATTAATGCAATTATTCAGAAAGGATGTAGCACTCCAAAAGAAAGAGCGATAGTAAAATTATTACATGAAACTGGAATAAGAGCTGCTGAACTTCTTGGAATGCAAATAAAAGATTGCATAATTAATGAAAATTGTTCTAAAATTGTGGTAGACGGAAAAACAGGATTAAGAAAAATCCCAATTGTTGATTCAATACCGTATTTAGCGCAATATCTAGAATTTCATCCTTTCAAGAATAATGAAAATGCATACGTTTGGTTAACAGAAAGCACAAATAGAAAATTAGAGCCGATGCAACATAGAGGGGTACAAAAACTAATTGATAGGTGCTTTCAAAGAGCAGGAGTTAGAAAGAGAAAAAACATGCATTGGTTTAGGCATTCTAGGGCAAGTTTGTTAGCACCAAAACTAACTGAACAATTACTGTGCAGATTTATGGGCTGGACACTTGGAAGTAGACAAGTCAGAAATTATGTACATTTATGCGCTGAACAATTAGAAGATGCATACCTACACATTAAGGGAATAAAAAGTAATGATAAGGAAGAACAAAGACTTCCAAAGAAGTGTGCTTGTGGTGCAATTAATGATAATATCTGTAGATATTGCCAAAAATGTGGAAGAGCAATGAGCGTAGATATTGTTTTGCAAGATCAAGAATTAATGAAGAATGAAATGGATAAAAGTATTCAGTTATTGATGGAAATTTCAAAGAATCCAGAATTGTTGGAAGCATTTAATAAATTCAAAGATAAAGTCAAGGGTGCAAGCCAGTGA
- a CDS encoding DsbA family protein, whose amino-acid sequence MVNEKQVDGADKIQEFTQYEVKKTAEKISQKCRDLGVICGKIILDYNIEEGKELIKKYDIKAVPFYVYSGEIKEAVNFAKIEQALVEKEGTYYINPKVGVSVKILQPPGTNKDHVRGKADASVTIIEWADFQCPFCGRWYEDTLPYLQKEYITTGKVKLVFKHFPLNFHENAQKAAEAAECAGEQGKFWEMHDLLFENQNALVIVDLKNYGRELGLIENEFNDCLNSGKMASKVKKDMQEGNVLDVKGTPAFLINDVFVSGALPYEHFEKLINEELQ is encoded by the coding sequence ATGGTAAATGAAAAACAAGTGGATGGTGCAGATAAAATTCAAGAATTTACACAATATGAAGTCAAAAAGACAGCTGAAAAAATCTCGCAAAAATGCAGGGATTTGGGTGTAATCTGCGGTAAAATTATTTTAGATTATAACATTGAGGAAGGAAAAGAATTGATTAAAAAATATGATATTAAAGCAGTACCTTTTTACGTATATAGTGGTGAAATTAAAGAAGCAGTAAACTTTGCAAAAATTGAACAAGCACTTGTTGAAAAAGAGGGTACATATTATATCAATCCTAAAGTAGGAGTTTCAGTTAAGATTTTGCAGCCTCCTGGCACAAACAAAGATCATGTAAGAGGAAAAGCAGACGCTTCAGTAACTATCATTGAATGGGCTGATTTCCAATGTCCATTTTGTGGAAGATGGTATGAAGATACTTTACCCTATCTTCAAAAGGAATATATTACAACGGGTAAAGTAAAATTAGTCTTCAAGCATTTTCCATTAAATTTTCATGAAAACGCCCAAAAGGCAGCAGAAGCAGCAGAATGTGCTGGAGAGCAGGGTAAATTTTGGGAAATGCATGACTTATTGTTTGAGAATCAAAACGCTTTAGTGATTGTAGATCTTAAAAATTATGGTAGAGAACTTGGTTTAATTGAAAATGAATTCAATGATTGTTTAAATTCTGGGAAAATGGCTTCAAAAGTGAAGAAAGATATGCAAGAGGGTAATGTTCTTGATGTTAAAGGTACACCAGCGTTTTTAATTAATGATGTCTTTGTAAGTGGTGCTTTACCTTATGAACACTTTGAAAAGCTAATAAATGAGGAGTTACAATGA